Sequence from the Kribbella aluminosa genome:
GCGACAGCTCGAACAGCGTCTCGTCCACGATCGCCGTCGTCCGCGACCGCGCGAACGCCCGCGCCAGCCGCTGCCGGTCCGCCGCGGGCATCAGGAAACCGGTCGGGTTCTGGAAGTCCGCCACCAGCCACGCGGCCCGCGGCGCCGTCTGCCGGATGGTTGCCTCCAGCAACGGCAGGTCCCAGCCTCCGGGCGACATCGGTACGGCGACCACCCGGCAGCCGCTGCGCCGGATCGCGTCCACCGAGTTCGGGTGCGTCGGGCTCTCGGTGAGCACCCGGTCGCCGATCTGGGTCATCGCCCGGACGGCGATCGACGTCGCCGCGAGCGCCCCGGCGGTGACGACGATCTGGTCCGCGGTCGTCGGCAGGCCGCGTTCGCAGTACGCCGCGGCGATCTCGGCCCGCAGTACCGGCAGGCCCTGCGGGTGGTACCCTGGCGTCGCGAGGTGCAGCGGTAGGTCGAGAGCCGCGGCCGCCACCGCCGTACTGATGCCGGGCACCGCCGCGGGCGCCGCGCAGGTGAAGTCGTACAGCCCCTCGGTGTCGACGCCGGGCGCGTGGTGCCGCCCGAGCTCGGGCTCGACCTTCGACGGCAGCGCGGTCACGCTGCCGGAGCCACGCCGGCTGATCAGGTACCCGCTGTCCCGAAGCTCCCGATAAGCGGACGCCACCGTCGTACGGCTGACGCCCAGCGCCTCGGTCAGTTCGCGCTCGCTCGGCAGCCGCGAGCCGGGCATGATCCGGCCGTCCGCGATCAGCAGCCGGAGCCGCTCGGCCAGCACCCGGTACGCCGGACCGGGACCGCCGGCCCACTCGCCGAGCAGGCCGGTCAACGTACTCGCAGGGAGATAACGGGCTTCCATGCAGTCCACTATCGCGCAATTGGCTATCGAATACCAGGCCACTTGTTCCGGACACTGGGATACGTGACCGCCACCTCCGATGCCCCGCCGCGGCAGCTCGCCCCGATCAACCCGATCCAGCAGCTGAAAGCAGGCCACCTTCCGCGCCGCCTGGTGCAGCTGTACGTCGGCCTCTCGTTGTACGGCGCCTCGATGGGCCTGATGATCCAGGGCAACCTCGGCCTGGACCCGTGGGACGTGTTCCACTCCGGCATCACCAAGCACCTCGCGCTCAGCTTCGGGACCGTGGTGATCGCGATCAGCTTCGTCGTACTGCTCGCCTGGATCCCGCTCCGCCAGTGGCCCGGGCTCGGCACGATCAGCAACGCGATCGTGATCGGCCTGGTCACGGACCTCACGCTGGCCACCGTCGACCGGCCGCACGCGCTCTGGCTGCGGATCGTGTTCATGCTGTCCGGCGTCGTCCTGAACGCGCTCGCCGGGGCGCTCTACATCGGCGCGCAGTTCGGCCCGGGTCCGCGCGACGGCCTGATGACCGGCCTGGTACGCCGTACCGGACTGAGCGTCCGCCTGGTCCGGACGACCCTCGAGCTGGCCGTCCTCGCCACCGGCATCCTCCTCGGCGGCTCGATCGGCATCGGCACCGTCGTCTACGCCCTCTCGATCGGCCCGCTCGTCCACGTCCTGCTACCGATCTTCACGGTCCGGTTGAAGCGCGAGTAGCTACGATGTGGCGAGCCGGAGAGTCAGGAGCAATGCATCGTCGCGGTCGTTCCCGATCGGGAACTGATCAAGCAACTGCTGGACAAGATAGAGCTCACGAACACCGTCGCGCCGATCGAGCTGAAGAAGCTCAGCACCACCGCGAACATCAGCACCAGCGGCGCGATCAGCGAAGCACTCCGCCGACACCGTCGACCTTTGCCAGCTTCCCGGCGTACGGCAGGATGTCCGCCGAGCTCGATCTCTCGGTCAGCGACGCGGAGATCCGCGCGGTACTGCTCGACGCTGCCACCGCGGTTCTTGGTCGGCGCGGGACCCCGGTGGGGGAGTGAGCGGGTACCGGTTCACGGCGCCGCTGTGGCAGTACCCGGGCGAACGCAGGTGGTACTTCGTCAGGGTGCCGGAGGACGTCAGCGACGAGATCAGAGACCTGACCGAGGGGCAGCGGAAGGGATTCGGGTCGGTGCGGGTCACGGTGACGGTCGGCGCTAGTACCTGGCGGACGTCCGTCTTCCCGACCAAGACCGGCGCGTACGCCCTCCCGGTCAAGAAACCGGTCCGGACCGCCGAAGCCCTACTCGAGGGCGCCCCGTCGATACCCAGTTGGTCCTCACCGGATTCTGGCTAGAATCCGCGGGAGTCGCTGGACTGACGGCCCGGCATCTGGTGGTTGTATTGCCGAGCGCCGCCGTCCGCCTGGTGCTGCGGTCGCGCGGCCGCGGCCGCGGCCCCGGCCGCAGGCTGCGGGGCGCTGGCCCGACCGGACAGCGAGGTCGCCTGGGCGTTCATGTTCTGCTCGACCTGGGCGTTCTCGGCAGTGACGGTCGCGTTGCCGGACATCGCGCCGGCGCGGACGATCCTGGACCCATCCGCGTGCGGTGCGACCACATGGACCTGGGCGTTGCCGGACATCGAGTTCACCTGGGCGGTGCCGCCGGCGAACTGGCGTACGTCGACGTTCCCGCTCTGCGTCTTCGCGTTCACCTGCCCCTGCGCCCAGTCCGCGGTGACGTTTCCGCTTTGCGCCTTGGCGTCGAGGTCCTGCACCCAGCCCACGGACACGTCTCCGGACTGGGTGTTGGCGTTGACGGTCCATGCGGCATCCACGTTCACGTCGCCGGAGTGGGTCCGCGCATCGACGGAGCTGAGACCGTTGGCTTCGATGTCGGCGCTCTGCGTGTGGGCGCTGAGCGCACTGCCCGGCGGCACTACGGCGGTGATCTCGATCGGCGATGCCACCGGCACGCCGACCCCGGAACCGTTGCCGTTGATCTGTACGCCGTTGACCGTGATCGGACCGCTGTAACCGGAGATCTCGATGCCACTGTCGGTGGTGATCACTCCACCGCTGATATGGCCGATCGTCATGTCGCCACCGGCGCCGTTGATTGTCATCCCGCCGTTCGACGCGCCGGTGACCTTCGCCGACAGCACACCATCGCTGTTCTGCGTCAGCGTCGCGCGGTTCACGGCCTCGGCCGAGGGACCGTCGGTGTCGGAGGTCGAGATCACCATCGTGGCCTGCTTGCAGTTCGGGTCGACCCGAACCGACACCTTGCCGGCCGATCGCAGTAGTTCAGCATCGATGGTGACGGGCCCGGCTGTGTCTGCCACGAGTTCCCGACGGGTCGAAGGCGTTCTCGGCTTCTCCCCCGCGGCGGGCCCTTGCGGTTGCTCCGTGTTGGCCGCAGGTTGCTGGTCGTTGGTCCCAGGCTGCTGGGGATCAGGCCCGGGCTGTTGCCCGGTGACGCCGGGCTGTTGGGGGTTGGCGCCGGGTTGCTGTGCGTTGACCCCGGGTTGCTGGGGGGCGACGGTTGGTTCTGGGGTGGTTGCTGGGACCTGAGCGGCGGCTGCGGGTGCGTCCAGTTCGTTGGCGGACTGCCGCTCCTCTTGCGCCTCGGCGGCGAGGACGGACGCGCCCTGGGTCGCGGCCGAGTCGATCCAGCGCTGAGCAGTGCTCGGCTGGGCGGCGGGCACCGCCTGCGGCTCCCCACCCTCGACCACCGGGCTGCCCTGCGTCGCCTGCGGCTCTCCGCTCTCACCGAGCTGAAGTCCGTTGTTCTCCCTGACCTCGGCCTCACCACCGACCTCTGCCTCACCGGCGACGTCTGCCTCACCACCGACCTCTGCCTCACCGGCGACGTCTGCCT
This genomic interval carries:
- the yczR gene encoding MocR-like transcription factor YczR, coding for MEARYLPASTLTGLLGEWAGGPGPAYRVLAERLRLLIADGRIMPGSRLPSERELTEALGVSRTTVASAYRELRDSGYLISRRGSGSVTALPSKVEPELGRHHAPGVDTEGLYDFTCAAPAAVPGISTAVAAAALDLPLHLATPGYHPQGLPVLRAEIAAAYCERGLPTTADQIVVTAGALAATSIAVRAMTQIGDRVLTESPTHPNSVDAIRRSGCRVVAVPMSPGGWDLPLLEATIRQTAPRAAWLVADFQNPTGFLMPAADRQRLARAFARSRTTAIVDETLFELSLDGQEMPPPFAAYDPDGVITVGSVSKSFWGGLRIGWMRVPAALVARVLDARASLDLGAPVLEQLVVADLLRRRSTLLPDRRTSLARRRDALASAVAEELPSWKFRLPSGGLSLWCELPEPVGSSLVGVAQRNGALLVAGSRFSPDGGLESFIRLPFTLDEDALRDGVRRLAASYTSLTTAGPTRRTGVMIA
- the yczE gene encoding membrane protein YczE, with translation MTATSDAPPRQLAPINPIQQLKAGHLPRRLVQLYVGLSLYGASMGLMIQGNLGLDPWDVFHSGITKHLALSFGTVVIAISFVVLLAWIPLRQWPGLGTISNAIVIGLVTDLTLATVDRPHALWLRIVFMLSGVVLNALAGALYIGAQFGPGPRDGLMTGLVRRTGLSVRLVRTTLELAVLATGILLGGSIGIGTVVYALSIGPLVHVLLPIFTVRLKRE
- a CDS encoding DUF1905 domain-containing protein → MSGYRFTAPLWQYPGERRWYFVRVPEDVSDEIRDLTEGQRKGFGSVRVTVTVGASTWRTSVFPTKTGAYALPVKKPVRTAEALLEGAPSIPSWSSPDSG
- a CDS encoding DUF4097 family beta strand repeat-containing protein, which translates into the protein MSQSYPENPRGIRQRFSRWNTTRRGTKTLKAAYTQAARDVKRMDPAVREQIGRAHMTRADLQMLAGTHVDAQFRSDRYGAVSQQLGAAMSARTSTQAQTRNPLRRIANRFSRWRNTRQGTKALKAAFTQAARDVKRTDPSVRYAIGRSTINRSDLAALASGRMDEVFRPEGRFQNVPGQQQGQVQQVQGQQVQQPTAAAQQLNEQMAQQIQALQSTIDQQAQTISQMEDNLRLQTQLRGLLETRVQQLQQESAANQTVEPGQQREGANQLETGSDQQQGEAQPQARTEGDAEVGEPRTEGEVNEPRAAGDAEVAGEADVAGEADVAGEADVAGEAEVGGEADVAGEAEVGGEAEVRENNGLQLGESGEPQATQGSPVVEGGEPQAVPAAQPSTAQRWIDSAATQGASVLAAEAQEERQSANELDAPAAAAQVPATTPEPTVAPQQPGVNAQQPGANPQQPGVTGQQPGPDPQQPGTNDQQPAANTEQPQGPAAGEKPRTPSTRRELVADTAGPVTIDAELLRSAGKVSVRVDPNCKQATMVISTSDTDGPSAEAVNRATLTQNSDGVLSAKVTGASNGGMTINGAGGDMTIGHISGGVITTDSGIEISGYSGPITVNGVQINGNGSGVGVPVASPIEITAVVPPGSALSAHTQSADIEANGLSSVDARTHSGDVNVDAAWTVNANTQSGDVSVGWVQDLDAKAQSGNVTADWAQGQVNAKTQSGNVDVRQFAGGTAQVNSMSGNAQVHVVAPHADGSRIVRAGAMSGNATVTAENAQVEQNMNAQATSLSGRASAPQPAAGAAAAAARPQHQADGGARQYNHQMPGRQSSDSRGF